From a region of the Candidatus Sulfotelmatobacter sp. genome:
- a CDS encoding replication-associated recombination protein A, which translates to MTGDLFGERPPGRRPSSREPASGAAGGPLADRMRPRSFDELVGQSEILQPGSPLALMRDGRHLSSVILWGPPGTGKTTIARLLASVAGVPFVAFSAVLSGVKEVKETLAEAARERQRTGKPTLMFVDEIHRFNKAQQDAFLAHVEKGDIVLIGATTENPSFEVNSALLSRARVVVLKELSPADLRAVLERALGDPERGYGGKLAVDDDALQLMAAAADGDARRALNTLEIAAAAARGKSLTVAHVRQALARRHLRYDRAGEEHYNLISALHKSLRDSDPHAGLYWLARMFAAGEDPLYVARRLVRFASEDVGNADPQSLPLAVAAFQAYHQLGSPEGELAIAQCCVYLATAPKSNAVYRGFGAAIDEVGKSGSLPPPLVIRNAPTRLMKELGYGAGYQYAHDEAGGIADQQHLPDELTGRRFYEPTDSGHEAEVRKRMAEWERLIAAKRGPRKPP; encoded by the coding sequence ATGACCGGCGATCTGTTCGGCGAGCGGCCGCCGGGGCGGCGGCCCAGCTCCCGCGAGCCGGCCTCGGGCGCCGCCGGCGGCCCGCTCGCCGATCGCATGCGCCCGAGGAGCTTCGACGAGCTGGTCGGCCAGTCGGAGATCCTCCAACCGGGAAGCCCGCTCGCGCTGATGCGCGACGGCCGTCACCTGAGCTCGGTGATCCTGTGGGGGCCGCCCGGCACCGGCAAGACCACCATCGCGCGGCTGCTCGCGAGCGTCGCCGGCGTGCCGTTCGTGGCTTTCAGCGCGGTGCTGTCGGGGGTCAAGGAGGTCAAGGAGACGCTCGCGGAAGCGGCGCGCGAGCGCCAGCGGACCGGCAAGCCCACCCTGATGTTCGTGGACGAAATTCACCGCTTCAACAAGGCCCAGCAAGACGCGTTTCTCGCCCACGTCGAGAAGGGCGACATCGTGTTGATCGGCGCCACCACCGAGAATCCCTCGTTCGAGGTGAACTCGGCGCTGCTCTCGCGCGCGCGCGTGGTGGTGCTGAAGGAGCTGTCCCCGGCGGATCTGCGCGCGGTGCTCGAGCGGGCGCTCGGGGATCCCGAGCGCGGCTACGGTGGAAAGCTGGCGGTGGACGACGACGCCCTCCAGCTGATGGCGGCCGCGGCCGACGGTGACGCGCGCCGCGCGCTCAACACGCTCGAGATCGCCGCGGCGGCGGCGCGCGGCAAGTCGCTCACCGTCGCGCACGTGCGCCAGGCCCTGGCGCGTCGGCATCTGCGCTACGACCGCGCCGGGGAAGAGCACTACAACCTGATCTCGGCGCTGCACAAGTCGCTGCGCGACTCCGACCCGCACGCCGGGCTCTACTGGCTGGCGCGCATGTTCGCGGCCGGCGAGGATCCGCTCTACGTCGCGCGCCGGCTGGTGCGCTTCGCGAGTGAAGACGTCGGCAACGCCGATCCGCAGTCGCTCCCGCTCGCGGTGGCCGCGTTTCAGGCCTATCACCAGCTCGGCAGCCCCGAGGGCGAGCTGGCGATCGCGCAGTGCTGCGTCTACCTGGCCACCGCGCCGAAGAGCAACGCGGTCTACCGCGGGTTCGGCGCCGCGATCGACGAGGTGGGGAAGAGCGGCAGCCTGCCGCCGCCGCTGGTGATCCGAAACGCGCCGACGCGGCTCATGAAGGAGCTGGGTTATGGCGCCGGCTATCAGTACGCCCACGACGAAGCGGGCGGCATCGCCGATCAGCAGCACCTGCCCGATGAGCTCACGGGCCGGCGCTTCTACGAGCCGACCGACAGCGGCCACGAAGCCGAGGTGCGGAAGCGCATGGCCGAATGGGAGCGGCTGATCGCCGCGAAGCGCGGGCCGCGCAAGCCGCCCTAA